From Halichondria panicea chromosome 12, odHalPani1.1, whole genome shotgun sequence, a single genomic window includes:
- the LOC135345509 gene encoding uncharacterized protein LOC135345509 — protein sequence MPLKCECGKNLSVEHAMSCARRGFPSIRHNEIRDLTATLLTEVCNNVCTEPELQPVSQEALRGASANRQDGARLDIAANGFWGGIFEKTYFDVRVFNPLAPSNRHIQLSSAYRNHERIKKRAYEQRIREIEHATFTPLVLSATEGLGNEANTFYKRLASLLATKWNNPYSSTMCWLRCRLSFSLLRSSIMSIRGARSSCGHAALTPTAVDLVNSECNIHYELSLTLNFLLLRMHSCILKKKKKKTPTQRSNSKATVFVSHITHHITDQELREHFQVISRYRYLAHLSQSKADPSLNHTLYKRALAHHPLDQQLWKNYLNYITTSFGKVGLVVVSGCKQSLRNCPWVVDFWMSYTRALERVQTNHEEIVAVFEKGLKGNLSVAADYLKLWTAYCDYLRRQVHTPLSPLTPKEGVETASPNLVELRKTFF from the exons ATGCCCCTAAAATGTGAATGTGGAAAAAACTTATCAGTGGAACATGCCATGTCCTGTGCTAGGAGAGGATTCCCCTCAATCAGGCACAACGAGATCAGGGACCTAACAGCCACCCTCCTAACAGAAGTGTGTAATAATGTTTGTACAGAGCCGGAATTACAACCTGTGTCACAGGAAGCTCTGAGAGGTGCCTCAGCCAACCGCCAGGATGGAGCACGGCTAGATATAGCAGCCAACGGTTTTTGGGGAGGAATATTTGAAAAAACTTACTTTGACGTTAGAGTATTTAACCCCCTGGCCCCGTCCAACAGACATATCCAACTTTCCTCCGCATACAGAAACCATGAAAGGATCAAAAAGCGGGCCTATGAACAAAGAATAAGAGAGATCGAACATGCCACCTTTACACCACTTGTACTTTCTGCCACAGAGGGGCTAGGTAATGAGGCCAACACATTTTACAAGAGACTGGCATCACTTCTGGCAACCAAATGGAACAATCCCTACAGTAGTACTATGTGCTGGCTAAGATGCCGACTATCTTTCTCTCTCCTCCGATCATCAATCATGTCCATTAGAGGAGCCAGGTCCTCATGTGGGCACGCAGCGCTAACCCCTACAGCCGTGGACTTGGTTAACTCCGAATGTAACATTCATTATGAACTATCACTTACTTTGAACTTTCTATTATTGCGCATGCATTCATGCAttcttaaaaaaaaaaaaaaaaaa aCTCCTACTCAGCGCTCTAACTCTAAAGCCACAGTGTTTGTGTCTCACATTACCCATCATATCACTGACCAGGAGTTGAGGGAACACTTCCAAGTAATATCCAGATACCGCTACCTGGCCCACCTCTCTCAGTCCAAAGCAGACCCCTCCCTCAACCACACCCTCTACAAGCGGGCCCTGGCACACCACCCTCTAGACCAGCAGCTCTGGAAGAACTATCTCAACTATATA ACCACTAGCTTTGGTAAGGTTGGATTGGTCGTTGTCTCTGGTTGCAAGCAATCACTTCGTAATTGTCCGTGGGTGGTCGACTTCTGGATGAGCTACACACGGGCACTGGAGCGGGTCCAAACCAATCACGAGGAAATTGTTG CTGTGTTTGAGAAGGGCTTGAAGGGCAACCTCTCTGTGGCTGCAGACTATCTCAAGTTGTGGACTGCATACTGTGACTACCTCCGGAGACAGGTACACACGCCtctctcacctttgacccctaaGGAGGGCGTGGAGACGGCCAGTCCTAATTTGGTGGAGTTACGGAAGACATTCTTTTAG
- the LOC135345361 gene encoding uncharacterized protein LOC135345361 — translation MTDHDKLLSIDDLHNVLDAVCDAAEKWYYIGLALGLRPPTLNQITADNSECIDRLQKMLSRWLQNGQSTTWQSIIQALCSQTVGQRKIAEKIACFEGLTLPAVPQPALKDVSQQTDSAEKFSTSVPSCSFMSTVKECLPQKRRASSAASMVSNNRPTLAGPCLFPHDLQWNKCDIRAPEKMSSPIDAVVHRDTAYFRAYRSRNIYSYNLTSGWSVSADCLVRDTSLVVLPVAYEGADHFHLHTIGGIKPEEHRKSPGDEFTNAIYYYQLTDCAGLLRSSSNHLKFNTKQSQITTVRSDECPIIAPELWKSSSNYPKLKTKRSQVTTVLSDECLIVAGGKNDLGPVNTVEVLTIRSTCQDKKWREVSSLPYPVYRASGCVCNGILYILGGKVVNKEGDFVPTRNACVATVSHLVKSPTDDHFFRKIENLKFKTSACITFDNHVLAIGGYDKATDQPTKLVYVYHTGEDVWKELKGQLSEPRCSSFAAAFEDKQIMIVGGYDRPERICTGSVEFAIIP, via the exons ATGACTGATCATGATAAGTTGCTCTCTATTGACGATCTGCACAATGTTTTGGATGCTGTTTGTGATGCAGCAGAAAAGTGGTACTATATCGGCCTGGCTTTGGGACTTCGTCCGCCTACTTTGAACCAGATTACAGCCGATAATTCTGAGTGCATAGATCGTCTACAGAAGATGTTGTCTCGTTGGTTGCAGAATGGTCAATCAACGACCTGGCAGAGCATTATTCAAGCACTTTGCTCACAAACTGTAGGGCAGAGAAAAATTGCTGAGAAAATAG CATGCTTTGAAGGTCTCACTCTGCCTGCTGTTCCACAGCCTGCACTAAAGGATGTTTCACAACAGACTGATAGTGCTGAAAAGTTTAGTACTAGTGTGCCATCATGTAGTTTCATGTCTACTGTCAAAGAGTGTCTACCACAAAAACGTCGTGCCTCTTCAGCTGCCTCAATGGTCAGCAACAACAGACCAACTCTAG CTGGACCCTGTTTATTCCCCCATGATCTGCAATGGAACAAGTGTGATATTCGAGCTCCTGAGAAAATGTCCAGTCCAATCGATGCTGTAGTTCACCGTGACACAGCATATTTTAGGGCTTATCGCAGCAGAAACATCTACTCATACAATTTGACCAGTGGATGGTCAGTATCAGCTGATTGCCTTGTCAGAGATACTTCTTTGGTTGTGTTGCCTGTCGCTTACGAAGGAGCTGACCATTTCCATCTTCACACAATTGGTGGAATCAAGCCTGAAGAACATCGAAAATCCCCTGGCGATGAATTCACTAATGCCATCTACTACTATCAGTTGACTGATTGTGCTGGATTATTGAGATCAAGTTCAAATCACCTGAAATTTAACACTAAACAAAGCCAGATAACTACTGTGCGCAGTGATGAATGCCCAATCATAGCTCCAGAATTATGGAAATCAAGTTCAAATTACCCGAAATTGAAGACCAAACGAAGCCAGGTGACCACTGTACTCAGTGATGAATGCCTAATTGTAGCTGGGGGCAAAAATGATCTTGGACCAGTTAACACAGTGGAAGTGCTGACTATTAGATCCACATGTCAAGATAAGAAATGGCGTGAGGTTTCCAGTCTTCCTTATCCTGTGTATCGTGCTTCTGGCTGTGTGTGCAATGGAATACTTTACATACTAGGAGGAAAAGTGGTTAATAAAGAAGGAGATTTTGTTCCAACAAGGAATGCTTGTGTAGCAACGGTATCGCATCTTGTTAAATCTCCCACCGACGATCATTTCTTCAGGAAAATAGAAAATCTGAAATTCAAAACCTCTGCATGCATAACATTTGACAACCATGTATTGGCAATTGGAGGTTATGACAAAGCGACAGATCAACCGACAAAGCTTGTCTACGTCTACCACACTGGTGAAGATGTTTGGAAGGAGCTGAAAGGTCAATTGTCTGAGCCTCGATGTTCGAGTTTTGCTGCTGCTTTTGAGGACAAACAGATAATGATTGTTGGAGGGTACGATAGACCTGAAAGAATATGTACCGGTTCTGTAGAGTTTGCAATCATTCCCTAa
- the LOC135345364 gene encoding squamous cell carcinoma antigen recognized by T-cells 3-like, producing the protein MEVDRASDNESSSGDEEEMELEKQVTELEAVLKENPFHYDSHLQLIELLRQLGDLDRARQARQNMSNNFPLSEELWLQWIRDELPLCSLPEAALQLRILFETAVEDYLSVPIWLEFARFTVEHMSLMPEGMEYPRDVFERGIVACGLHVGGAKALWDAYTEFERAVLNSLQEMQQNNPEEAAVVQQVEVQYERVEKLYKRQLAVPHIGMEDGFRDYQSFSEEGVVSEEGLPVYGIAKRKLEQYRPFEEELSSADPPPLVSYTRYLAHLSQSKADPSLNHTLYKRALAHHPLDQQLWKNYLNYITTSFGKVGLVVVSGCKQSLRNCPWVVDFWMSYTRALERVQTNHEEIVAVFEKGLKGNLSVAADYLKLWTAYCDYLRRQVHMPLSPLTPKEGVEGMETASPNLVELRKTFKRARDSLEALYGKDGDPTDSLSRYQASLEARCYDNMETARALWVEVMSRHGKQAQYWIEYASIERSHGDTASCRKVLQRASNSASDDPEMVCEALLQFERESGDLESFEGALVRCEAQLDRVRARREKAAEKDSFKKDDLKKHRKMDIGKGRVSSRDEGQSLGRKRPPPSREMSDDQQPAVKKQKFVAETGIVQLPSKKVPTVEAAKVETEGPKEARTVFVSNLSFKATEDELREIFTPCGLIAEIRLIRTRQSNKGNVYAYVEFATPDPVASALGLDKTEIEGRPMYVSQFKEKGRPVSSLGDKTPQRSDSKATVFVSHIAHHITDQELREHFQQCGEIKEVRLIKNREGRSKGFAYIEFTDESSANVAVARLNNSDELGMKRMSVAISNPPKGGSKGTFGGPEPETGFKRPTFAPRDMQDNNPIVTSRRKTNIPLLPRALAKRAVSGDKNTTSGTSGEGNKLSNDDFRKLLAKK; encoded by the exons ATGGAGGTTGACAGAGCGTCTGATAATGAGAGCTCCAGTGGAGACGAAGAAGAGATGGAACTGGAAAAACAAGTAACAGAGTTGGAAGCAGTG TTAAAAGAGAACCCCTTTCATTATGACTCACATTTGCAACTCATTGAGTTACTACGGCAACTCGGAGATCTGGATAGAGCCAGGCAAGCTCGTCAAAACATGAGCAACAACTTCCCTCTATCTGAAG AGCTGTGGCTACAGTGGATACGAGATGAGCTCCCCCTGTGCTCTCTACCCGAGGCTGCCCTGCAACTCAGGATCCTCTTTGAGACAGCTGTCGAGGATTATCTCT ctgtgCCTATCTGGTTGGAATTCGCCCGATTCACAGTAGAGCACATGTCACTCATGCCGGAGGGGATGGAGTATCCCAGAGACGTGTTTGAGCGAGGGATTGTAGCGTGTGGACTTCATGTGGGCGGGGCTAAGGCATTATGGGATGCATACACAGAGTTTGAGCGAGCTGTGCTGAACTCACTACAGGAGATGCAACAGAATAACCCGGAGGAGGCGGCCGTGGTACAGCAAGT tgaaGTTCAGTATGAAAGGGTGGAGAAGCTGTACAAGCGTCAGCTAGCAGTGCCTCACATCG GAATGGAGGATGGTTTCCGTGACTACCAGTCCTTCAGTgaagagggtgtggtctcagaGGAGGGTCTCCCGGTGTATGGCATTGCCAAGAGGAAGTTGGAACAATATCGTCCATTTGAGGAAGAATTG tcctcGGCTGATCCTCCTCCCCTAGTATCGTACACTCGCTACCTGGCCCACCTCTCTCAGTCCAAAGCAGACCCCTCCCTTAACCACACCCTCTACAAGCGGGCTCTGGCCCACCACCCTCTAGACCAGCAGCTCTGGAAGAACTATCTCAACTATATA ACCACTAGCTTTGGTAAGGTTGGTTTGGTCGTTGTCTCTGGTTGCAAGCAGTCACTGCGTAACTGTCCGTGGGTGGTCGACTTCTGGATGAGCTACACACGGGCACTGGAGCGTGTCCAGACTAATCACGAGGAAATTGTTG CTGTGTTTGAGAAGGGCTTGAAGGGCAATCTCTCTGTGGCTGCAGACTATCTCAAGTTGTGGACTGCATACTGTGACTACCTCCGGAGACAGGTACACATGCCtctctcacctttgacccctaaGGAGGGGGTGGAGGGCATGGAGACGGCCAGTCCTAATTTGGTGGAGTTACGGAAGACATTTAAAAGAGCTCGAGACAGTCTTGAAGCAT TATATGGTAAGGATGGTGACCCTACAGACTCTCTCTCTCGTTACCAGGCCAGCCTGGAGGCTCGTTGCTATGACAATATGGAGACGGCACGGGCGCTCTGGGTGGAAGTGATGAGTAGACACGGGAAGCAGGCACAGTACTGGATAGAGTACGCTAGCATTGAGAG GTCCCATGGTGACACTGCCAGCTGTCGTAAAGTACTACAACGAGCGTCCAACTCTGCCAGTGATGACCCGGAGATGGTGTGTGAGGCACTGCTACAGTTTGAGAGGGAATCTGGCGACCTCGAGTCATTTGAGGGGGCATTGGTGAGGTGTGAGGCACAGCTGGACCGTGTACGAGCGAGAAGGgaaaag GCTGCTGAAAAAGATTCTTTCAAAAAGGATGATCTAAAGAAGCACAGAAAGATGGACATAGGAAAGGGCAGAGTCAGCAGCAGAGATGAGGGTCAAAGTTTAGGCCGTAAGAGACCACCTCCTAGTAGAGAAATGTCAGATGATCAACAACCGGCGGTTAAGAAACAGAAAT ttgTAGCAGAGACTGGCATTGTACAGTTGCCCAGTAAGAAGGTTCCAACAGTAGAGGCAGCAAAGGTTGAGACAGAGGGTCCGAAGGAGGCCAGGACTGTGTTTGTGAGTAACCTGAGCTTCAAGGCCACTGAGGATGAACTCAGGGAGATCTTCACACCA TGTGGACTAATCGCTGAGATTCGGCTCATCAGAACGCGCCAGTCTAACAAGGGCAATGTCTACGCCTACGTAGAGTTCGCGACCCCTGACCCCGTAGCCAGTGCACTGGGGCTTGACAAGACGGAGATTGAGGGACGTCCGATGTACGTCTCACAGTTCAAGGAGAAGGGAAGACCTGTGTCTAGTCTGGGGGACAAG acacctCAGCGCTCTGACTCTAAAGCCACAGTGTTTGTGTCTCACATTGCCCACCACATCACTGACCAGGAGTTAAGGGAGCACTTCCAACAG TGTGGAGAGATCAAAGAGGTTCGGCTGATCAAGAACAGAGAGGGGAGGTCGAAAGGTTTTGCTTATATTGAGTTCACAGATGAG tccTCGGCAAATGTGGCTGTGGCTCGACTTAACAACAGTGATGAGCTGGGAATGAAGAGGATGAGCGTGGCCATTTCCAACCCTCCCAAGGGGGGGTCAAAGGGCACTTTCGGGGGACCTGAACCTGAGACTGGGTTTAAGCGTCCGACCTTTGCACCCAGAGATATGCAAGACAACAACCCAAT agtGACAAGTCGGCGTAAGACCAACATCCCTCTACTACCAAGAGCCCTGGCCAAGAGAGCAGTCAGTGGAGACAAGAACACTACTAGTGGTACTAGTGGTGAGGGGAACAAACTATCCAATGACGATTTTAGAAAATTACTAGCCAAGAAATGA
- the LOC135345375 gene encoding tumor suppressor candidate 2-like: MGGYFSSKRGKGDGEDETDSKRQKMNGRDIGILKSKEYQIVYGVEPVAVHDLPAHVRSMFLLKRTGSMFFDEDGDLAHEFYVEERRQNKSKVRWTMKRVLRKLRPEGDVVLPVPRLRNSVPIVLLDSNALIVPR; the protein is encoded by the exons ATGGGTGGATATTTCTCTTCCAAGAGAGGTAAAGGGGACGGTGAAGATGAGACTGATTCCAAAAGACAGAAAATGAACGGCAGAGACATCGGGATACTGAAATCCAAAGAGTATCAGATAGTGTATGGTGTTGAACCTGTGGCTGTACATGATCTCCCTGCTCATGTCAGGTCCATGTTCCTGCTCAAGAGAACAGG CTCAATGTTCTTTGACGAAGATGGTGATCTAGCGCACGAGTTTTATGTTGAGGAGAGACGACAAAACAAGTCAAAGGTCAGATGGACGATGAAACGAGTACTGAGAAAGTTGAGACCAGAG GGAGATGTTGTGCTACCTGTACCGAGGCTCAGAAACAGTGTACCTATTGTACTATTGGACTCAAATGCCCTCATAGTGCCTAGATGA